From the genome of Sandaracinaceae bacterium, one region includes:
- a CDS encoding acyltransferase, whose translation MADEQTLRAQQKRRMSHMPWLYFRAKPSIRAWAEPWQAEVHAALSALEDVELDPGCFVAPEARVFAEPTRPIRLAAGASVAADAFLHGPISLGPGASVNVRATLDGGRGGIHVGAGTRIATGATIFAWDHGTEPGAPISEQPTRSRGIHIGANVWIGANAGITDGVRVGDGAVIAMGAVVTRDVPPGARVGGVPARALPSG comes from the coding sequence ATGGCTGACGAGCAGACCCTCCGCGCGCAGCAGAAGCGGCGCATGAGCCACATGCCCTGGCTCTACTTCCGCGCGAAGCCGTCCATCCGCGCCTGGGCCGAGCCGTGGCAGGCCGAGGTGCACGCGGCGCTGAGCGCGCTGGAAGACGTCGAGCTGGACCCGGGGTGCTTCGTCGCGCCGGAGGCCCGCGTCTTCGCGGAGCCCACGCGGCCCATCCGCCTGGCCGCGGGCGCGAGCGTGGCCGCGGACGCCTTCCTGCACGGACCGATCTCGCTGGGCCCGGGCGCGAGCGTGAACGTCCGGGCGACCCTCGACGGCGGGCGGGGCGGCATTCACGTGGGGGCGGGGACCCGCATCGCGACGGGCGCGACGATCTTCGCCTGGGATCACGGCACCGAGCCCGGGGCCCCCATCTCGGAGCAGCCCACGCGATCTCGCGGCATCCACATCGGGGCGAACGTGTGGATCGGCGCCAACGCGGGGATCACCGACGGTGTCCGCGTCGGCGACGGCGCGGTGATCGCGATGGGCGCGGTCGTGACGCGCGACGTCCCTCCCGGCGCGAGGGTGGGCGGGGTCCCGGCCCGCGCGCTCCCGTCGGGGTGA
- a CDS encoding FAD-dependent oxidoreductase, whose translation MRATRSVVVGGGIAGLAVAWALAKRGRDVTLLEAEPALGTHSSARNAQIWLPVDDDETTGPLALRSAEALTSLLGAETEWLVRDGALVLAPDAASAETVRRGAEKGGVKARTVDFHVVARESPVVTERVGVPLWIEGAGIFDPHAMVGALAKAAKAHGVKIRLGARAQAVESDAVRLEGGERVPYDEVVNAAGAWAGELGRARGAHVPLVPLRRHLVLLDADPRAAGTTVWRFGDAQVYWRPESGGVLASPCDEAPVTASLPPADPGALEALAEALEPVAPSLVDAPVRTKWACLRTYAHDRELVLGPDPRAPGLSWMAGFGGRGMTVAVAAGELCAKLMDGEDAPIQALVRPDRPQPEALADHTG comes from the coding sequence ATGCGCGCGACACGCAGTGTGGTGGTCGGCGGAGGCATCGCGGGGCTCGCGGTGGCCTGGGCGCTGGCCAAGCGAGGCCGGGACGTGACGTTGCTGGAGGCCGAGCCAGCGCTCGGGACGCACAGCTCCGCACGGAACGCGCAGATCTGGCTGCCGGTCGACGACGACGAGACCACCGGGCCGCTCGCCCTCCGGAGCGCCGAGGCGCTGACCTCGCTCCTGGGCGCCGAGACGGAGTGGCTGGTGCGCGACGGCGCCCTGGTGCTCGCGCCGGACGCGGCGAGCGCGGAGACGGTGCGGCGCGGCGCGGAGAAGGGCGGCGTGAAGGCGCGCACCGTCGACTTCCACGTCGTAGCGCGCGAGAGCCCCGTCGTGACCGAGCGGGTCGGCGTGCCGCTCTGGATCGAGGGCGCCGGCATCTTCGACCCGCACGCGATGGTCGGCGCGCTGGCGAAGGCCGCCAAGGCCCACGGCGTGAAGATCCGCCTCGGCGCCCGGGCGCAGGCCGTGGAGTCGGACGCCGTGCGGCTCGAGGGCGGCGAGCGCGTGCCCTACGACGAAGTGGTGAACGCGGCCGGCGCGTGGGCCGGGGAGCTCGGGCGGGCGCGAGGCGCGCACGTGCCGCTCGTCCCGCTCAGGCGGCACCTCGTCCTGCTGGACGCCGACCCGCGCGCCGCGGGCACGACGGTGTGGCGCTTCGGCGACGCGCAGGTCTACTGGCGGCCCGAGTCCGGCGGCGTGCTGGCGAGCCCCTGCGACGAGGCCCCCGTGACCGCGTCGCTGCCGCCGGCCGACCCCGGCGCGCTCGAGGCGCTGGCCGAGGCGCTGGAGCCCGTGGCGCCCTCCCTGGTCGACGCGCCCGTCCGCACGAAGTGGGCTTGCCTGCGCACCTACGCCCACGATCGTGAGCTCGTCCTCGGCCCGGATCCGCGCGCTCCCGGGCTCAGCTGGATGGCCGGCTTCGGCGGGCGCGGGATGACGGTCGCGGTCGCCGCGGGCGAGCTCTGCGCGAAGCTGATGGACGGCGAAGACGCCCCGATCCAGGCGCTCGTGAGACCGGATCGCCCCCAGCCAGAGGCCCTCGCCGACCACACGGGCTGA
- a CDS encoding FKBP-type peptidyl-prolyl cis-trans isomerase, protein MTKEDDEKRSEEEASEEDEPETASAEEETDADETEGADDAGDDDSSDDDDDASDGNSGDDDADDDDASDGDSGDDDSGEPAASAKEDDASAKKKTAKKSTTKKSSKASAGGSKKKKRKKTAGEPKKKTAKPVQPARKEPEENSTPMIIGAVIVAAVAVVGLWWWNNRDAGAEELTTLDTEESTEETPTAAADPASPSNPFGLPQREEPAGIPAPPDVAAPPENAQRTESGLASRVLEAGDGAEHPTANARVTVHYTGWTTDGEMFDSSQRRGRPATFPLNGVIPGWTEGVQLMVTGEKRRFWIPENLAYAGRPGAPQGMLVFDVELLEFEELPPPPEAPSDVAAPPANAQRTESGLASRVLERGTGSEHPEATNVVRVHYTGWTTDGEMFDSSVTRGEPVTFPLNRVIPGWTEGVQLMVVGEKRRLWIPEDLAYQGRPGAPAGMLVFDVELLEILEAPPGMPGMPPGHPGGGGGSPH, encoded by the coding sequence ATGACGAAGGAAGACGACGAGAAGCGTTCCGAAGAAGAGGCCTCGGAAGAGGACGAGCCGGAGACGGCATCGGCCGAAGAAGAGACCGACGCGGACGAGACCGAGGGCGCCGACGACGCGGGCGACGACGACTCGAGCGACGACGACGACGACGCCAGCGATGGCAACTCGGGCGACGACGACGCGGACGACGACGACGCCAGCGATGGCGACTCGGGCGACGACGACTCGGGCGAGCCCGCCGCTTCCGCGAAGGAAGACGACGCGTCGGCGAAGAAGAAGACCGCCAAGAAGTCGACGACGAAGAAGTCGTCCAAGGCCAGCGCCGGCGGCTCCAAGAAGAAGAAGCGGAAGAAGACCGCGGGCGAGCCGAAGAAGAAGACCGCCAAGCCGGTGCAGCCCGCGCGCAAGGAGCCGGAAGAGAACTCGACCCCGATGATCATCGGCGCGGTGATCGTGGCCGCGGTCGCGGTCGTCGGCCTCTGGTGGTGGAACAACCGAGACGCGGGTGCCGAGGAGCTCACGACGCTCGACACCGAGGAGTCGACCGAGGAGACCCCGACCGCCGCCGCCGACCCGGCCTCTCCGTCCAACCCGTTCGGCCTCCCGCAGCGCGAAGAGCCGGCCGGCATCCCCGCGCCGCCCGACGTCGCCGCGCCGCCCGAGAACGCGCAGCGCACCGAGTCCGGCCTCGCCTCGCGCGTGCTGGAGGCGGGTGACGGCGCCGAGCACCCCACCGCGAACGCGCGCGTGACCGTGCACTACACCGGCTGGACCACCGACGGCGAGATGTTCGACTCGTCGCAGCGCCGCGGCCGCCCGGCCACCTTCCCGCTCAACGGCGTCATCCCCGGCTGGACGGAGGGCGTGCAGCTCATGGTCACCGGCGAGAAGCGGCGCTTCTGGATCCCGGAGAACCTCGCGTACGCCGGCCGCCCGGGCGCGCCGCAGGGCATGCTCGTGTTCGACGTGGAGCTGCTCGAGTTCGAGGAGCTGCCGCCGCCGCCGGAGGCGCCGTCCGACGTGGCCGCGCCGCCCGCGAACGCGCAGCGCACCGAGTCGGGCCTCGCCTCGCGCGTGCTCGAGCGCGGGACCGGCAGCGAGCACCCCGAGGCCACCAACGTCGTGCGCGTGCACTACACCGGCTGGACCACCGACGGCGAGATGTTCGACTCCTCGGTCACCCGCGGCGAGCCCGTCACCTTCCCCCTCAACCGCGTGATCCCCGGCTGGACCGAGGGCGTGCAGCTGATGGTGGTGGGCGAGAAGCGTCGCCTCTGGATCCCCGAGGACCTCGCCTACCAGGGCCGCCCGGGCGCCCCGGCCGGCATGCTCGTCTTCGACGTGGAGCTGCTCGAGATCCTCGAGGCGCCCCCGGGCATGCCCGGCATGCCGCCCGGCCATCCCGGTGGGGGTGGCGGCTCGCCGCACTGA